DNA sequence from the Methanolobus sp. ZRKC5 genome:
AATTTTCTGGGTCAATGAAGGAGCTACCTAGAATTAACTCTTTTGTCCTAGACAAATCCATTAAGCCCATCGGAAAGGTTTCCGGCATATTTGGTCCTGTTGACCAGCCCTATTTTACTCTGAAACCTGATAAGAGAATTATAGCTACCGGATTAGAAAAACTTGTAAATGAGCGAGTTTACGTTCAATGATGAATTGAATTAGATCATAAGTAGTTACGCTGTGAGCTGTGAATGACTAAAAATATACTTATAAAATATATTTCTTAAATGTTTATTGAAGGTGATTTGAATGGTCGAAGTTGAAAGGGTACGATATTCCGATACTTCCGAAAGGGAGAAGATACGTGCAATGATAAAGGCACGTAAAGAAAAAGATAAGAATGTGGATGTAGAAAAAGCAAAGGTCCAGTGCCCCGAATGTGGCAGCCGCAACCTTGTGCAGGACTACGAGAGAGCAGAACTTGTCTGTTCAGACTGTGGCCTTGTAGTTGACGCAGAGTTCGTTGACGAAGGACCTGAATGGCGTGCTTTTGATCATGACCAGAGAATGAAGCGTTCCCGTGTGGGCGCACCAATGACCTACACGATCCACGACAAAGGTCTTTCTACTATGATAGACTGGAGAAACCGTGACTCATACGGTAAATCCATTTCATCAAAGAATAGAGCTCAGTTGTACAGGCTAAGAAAATGGCAACGTAGGATAAGAGTAAGCAATGCTACGGAAAGGAACCTTGCATTCGCATTGTCCGAGCTGGATCGTATGGCATCAGCTCTTGGTCTGCCAAGAACTGTTCGTGAGACTGCCGCCGTAGTATACAGGAAAGCAGTTGACAAGAACCTCATTCGTGGAAGAAGCATTGAAGGTGTTGCAGCAGCAGCATTGTATGCAGCATGCCGCCAGTGCAGTGTCCCAAGGACACTTGACGAGATAGGAGAAGTATCAAGGGTAAGCAGGAAAGAGATCGGCAGAACATACCGCTTTATCTCAAGAGAACTTTCCCTCAAGCTCATGCCAACCTCACCAATAGACTATGTCCCGAGATTCTGTTCAGGACTTAACCTTAAAGGTGAAGTGCAGTCAAGAGGTGTGGAAATCCTGAGGCAGGCTTCCGAGAAGGAACTTACCAGCGGACGTGGTCCAACTGGTGTAGCTGCAGCAGCTATCTATATTGCATCCATTCTTTGTGGCGAGCGCCGCACACAACGTGAGGTAGCTGATGTTGCAGGTGTGACAGAAGTCACCATCCGTAACAGGTACAAAGAACTTGCAGAAGAGCTTGACATTGAGATCATACTCTAAGAACAAAGATACAAAATAATGAAACAAAGGGAGACAGTACCACCTCTTCCTTTGTTCCACATACTTTTTTATACATTTTTGCAAACCTTTTTTAATACCTGAAGGATTAACCAGTGTAAACTATGTTAGAACTTCTGGAGATGCTGACAATCGGATTTGTCGTGGGTATGACAGGTGCGCTTGTGCCCGGACCAATGCTTTTCGCAACAATAGATACATCCCTGAAAAAAGGATGGAAAGCAGGCCCTGAGATCTTCATCGGCCATGCAATCCTGGAATTTCTGGTCTGCATACTGATAATATATGGCATCACAGCAGTAAGTGACAATACGATCATAGCAATATCCATAATTGGAGGAGCCACCCTTGTTGTATTCGGCATCCTGACAATGAGGAATGCAAAGGGCGCAGCAAGCTCAATGCATGAACATGGAACTACGAACTCAAATCCAGTGCTTGCAGGAATAATTACATCTGCCTCAAATCCGTATTTCTGGTTGTGGTGGCTGGCTGCAGGGAGCGCACTTGTGCTGCGCGGGCTTGAGATTAGTCTGCTTGCAGCTGCAATGTTTGTGATAGGACACTGGTTCGCAGACCTTGGCTATTTTACTGTTGTTTCCACATCATTCAGTAAAGGAAAGAAACTCATGTCCCCAAAGGTTTATGAGAGGGTACTGATGTCATGTGGACTGTTTCTTGTCCTGTTTGGGTCATGGTTTATCATAGGTACGTGAACATGAAAAAAAGTTGCATCAAGGTTTTGAAGAGAGAGGGCGAACCATTACGTAGAGCACTGCTGGAAATGGACCTGCTGGATAATTCTGCACGCATTATTTCAGAAGGAGAACATCTGTACCTACCTCTGACAGAAGAGCCGCAGGAAAGCCAGTTAATGAACCTGGCCGGAGAGTTCGAACTTACAGAGCACGAGTTTGAGGAACAGAAAGGGCAACTCAGATTTGAAGATCTCCTTGATGACATACCGCATTTTGAACTAGTCGGAGATATCGCACTCATAGAAGATGATGTATCAGAGCCTGAAAAGGTAGCTGATGCCATCATGAAAGTGAAGAAGAATGTTAAGACAGTACTTGCTGCCATGAGTCCTGTTGAGGGAGAGTTCAGAACCCGCAGGTTCAAGGTAGTTGCAGGAGAGGACAGGACCTCTACCACACACAAGGAATACGGTTGCAAATACTACATCGATCTTGAAAGGGCATACTTCACACCCCGTCTGGCAACTGAGCGCTCACGCATCCTCGCACAGATCAGTGCAGATCAGACCGTAGCAGACATGTTCGCAGGTGTTGGCCCATACAGCATCATGATAGCGAAAAAAAGCCAGGACATCCGAGTGATCGCCATAGACAAGAACCCTGATGCTGTGGAATTCCTGCGCCGCAACGTAGAACTCAACTCCACCAGCAATGTGGAAGCAATAGAAGGCGATGCCAACCTCGAAGCGCAAAAGTTTGCCGGGCTGGCCGACCACGTCATCATGAACCTGCCCCACAACGCCAATGAGTTCCTTGACGCTGCCGTAAAACTGTGCGCTCCAAACGCCACCATCCACTATTATGATATCACCCCCGAGGACGACCTTTTCGATAGCTCCCTGAAACTCATCGAGGAGGCTGCAAAAAAAGCAGGTAGGACAAGCGAACTTGTTGATAGCAGGGTAGTCCGTTCCTATGCCCCTCACCAGTTAAATGTGTGTATTGAAGTAAGGGTAATTTAAAGTGAAAAATTACAGTATTATTTTCAGTTATGTTCTAAATGCTCCTTGTTCAGATAATGTGTAGCGTCTTCCATCAGACTATCTGGAATCTCATCTGAAGCCGTCAGTACAGCATAGAATATTGTGAAATATATTGTTTTCACCATGTCTATGACTATCCTACCAAAGAAACTGGCTATGATAGCCAGAAGTACTAACATGTATATGACATAGATCAGAAGAACATTTTCGGTGATGAAAAACGCTACCATGGAAAGAAGAACACCGATAATTACTATAAAGGTCATGTAACCTTTAACAGTATTACCTACAAAGTCAATTCCAAATACTCCTACCAGAGCACCGGGAACATTCTCTTTTATATCTTTGATATCTGAGATTGCTTCACCCAAATTCTTCTCAGGAATTATTGAACCTGGCAAAAGGTAATTCCCCATTAGATCCCACCCTTCTTCAACTGCTGCTCCTGCTATTATAAGAAGCATATTAAGCAAAGACCACAGACCTCCGCTTTGCTGCGATCCTGATTTTAGTTTTCTTGAGATAGCACCAAATACTAACTCAAGTGATGAAAGAAGAAATATATCAAGTAAGTTTTTCCTTGCTCTGGAAAGACCTCCTTTATAGGAAATGTTCTCTCCTTTGAAAGTATGATAAACTATCCAGCTCTGAGCAGCCCGATAATACATTTTGATGTAGGAGAAAAATAGAATTAAGAATAGTGAAAGGAAAAGTACTAGAATACAAAGCAGAATAAAAAGCCCGTTCTTAACGATGAACATTGCTCCAATACTTCCAATGACAAGTAGCCACAATAGCATTCCAATAACAAACTGTGCAATCGTAGGCTTGAGAATCGAAGGATTTCTCCCAACAATAGTAAATGTATTTTGAACTAGTTCTACTGTTTCGCTTAATGATTTTGTTAAACCGACCATGAAACCCTCTCCCTGTACTTATGCTGTTAATTTATACATACACAATAAATTACCCCTACATAGATAAGTTTTCTAAAATAGTTAATATAGTTATTGGTTAAGATAAGTAGAAGCAAAATACCAAAATGAAATTCAAAGCTACAACAATGGTAATAAGCGAAATGGTTAAATGATTAAATAGAGTTATACAGTCGTTCACATTTGCCTCTGTGGCTTAGCGGTATAGCGGCTGATTCGTAATCAGCAGGCCGAGGGTTCGAATCTCTCCAGGGGCTTGATATCTCGGGGTTAAAAGCCCCCTTTTTCTTTTTTGTTCAATGAAACATTGTGATTTTTAGATTGTTCTGCGTAAATTCATTTCGATGACTTTATATTTCTTATTGTTTTATGAAATATATGGGGGGACATAGACATCATGTCACGGTGGAAAATTGAAATAATATATTTTCTAATGATAGCAATTTTGACATATTTACTCGACTCATCCTTAGGTATTAACTATTTACCAAATGCTCTTTTGCTTTTTGCTATTTTTGTGTTGGCAGCAAAATTATTAGTTAAAATCTTCATGAACAATGAATTCTTTGATATAAAGGGAAAAATAACATTTTCCCGTTTATGGAGGGAAACAAATTTTCAGACAAAAATTGCTCTCTTAGGATGGGTGTGTTTCTATTATTTTATGATCTTGTGGGGTCTTTCATATGTGCTCGATGAAACACTCGGTCTTCTTTCCGTGGTATTCATAGAAGTTGGAGGAATGTTAATATCTTTTGAAGGATATTATATGATTGTTAAAGGTTCCAACCCTAAAAGAACATCCTCTAAAATGACAAAAACTCGAATAATAAGTAATGTTTTCAATCTTGGAAATTATAACCGCAAATTGTTGTTAATGATTTCATTCATCAGCTTGTTAATTTCTTTCTTTGCAATGGGCAATATTCATCCATCCATAAATCAACTCTTTCTATTTTCTTTTGCAGGTATGGACATTCCATTTTTGTTCTGGTTTATTGTGCTTTTCATATCCTTTTATATCTACATTTCTTTAAGCGTTCATTTGTTCTTTAGAAAAATCAATTCAAAAAGATACGTTTCATTTAAGATTACGTGGATGTTTTTGATTTACATCTTTTTTTATATTGTTGGGCTTTATATGTCTTGGTATTTGGCGATAATGTCTTTAGATTTAATCACATTTTCAAATGATATGGGGGGACCTATATTAGATCCACAAATTCTTCTTACTTTTTTCAACTACGAATACCCTGATTACTCTGTTCACCTTATTCAAACTTATGAATTAGCTTTTTGCTATTCATTGCTTAATGCTTATTTAGTCAAGAGGTATGCTTTGAAAAAATTGATTCAAAAAAACACAGAACTAGATGGTATGAGATATTTCATTGAAACTGCACCCACTGAAAAAGCAAAACGACTTATACAGAAAATAAAAATTATCTTCGAAAAAAACCTCCTGCCATCTGAATCCCAAGTTGAGTATTCTAAAGAAAGTCTTTTTTTCATCTTCCAGAAGGAGAAATATGCATTATTATATTGTAAGGGGTATGCAATTTTAACGATAATTAGCGGCTCCCTATTTTCTATATTTTGGTCATGGCACATTTATCGTTATTATATGGAAGAAATTCCTATCATATTCACTCTATTTTCATTTGATACGCTCATTTACATTACTATTCCAGCAATACCTATAATTTTGTTCGGAGGACAATACGTAAAGATTTTCTCAGTATATGATTTCGCTATCGAACAGATAATTAGTATAGAGTTCTTTAAAAAATACTGGGTTGGATTGGGATTATCCATTAAACTTGTAATCCCATGGTATGTTTACTCTATAGTTGTATCTTGCTATTACTTACTAGAAGAATATGAACAGATAAGAGTG
Encoded proteins:
- a CDS encoding Gar1/Naf1 family protein, with translation MKRLGQILHISKQNEIVVRGDEKQFSGSMKELPRINSFVLDKSIKPIGKVSGIFGPVDQPYFTLKPDKRIIATGLEKLVNERVYVQ
- a CDS encoding transcription initiation factor IIB, with protein sequence MVEVERVRYSDTSEREKIRAMIKARKEKDKNVDVEKAKVQCPECGSRNLVQDYERAELVCSDCGLVVDAEFVDEGPEWRAFDHDQRMKRSRVGAPMTYTIHDKGLSTMIDWRNRDSYGKSISSKNRAQLYRLRKWQRRIRVSNATERNLAFALSELDRMASALGLPRTVRETAAVVYRKAVDKNLIRGRSIEGVAAAALYAACRQCSVPRTLDEIGEVSRVSRKEIGRTYRFISRELSLKLMPTSPIDYVPRFCSGLNLKGEVQSRGVEILRQASEKELTSGRGPTGVAAAAIYIASILCGERRTQREVADVAGVTEVTIRNRYKELAEELDIEIIL
- a CDS encoding LysE family transporter encodes the protein MLELLEMLTIGFVVGMTGALVPGPMLFATIDTSLKKGWKAGPEIFIGHAILEFLVCILIIYGITAVSDNTIIAISIIGGATLVVFGILTMRNAKGAASSMHEHGTTNSNPVLAGIITSASNPYFWLWWLAAGSALVLRGLEISLLAAAMFVIGHWFADLGYFTVVSTSFSKGKKLMSPKVYERVLMSCGLFLVLFGSWFIIGT
- a CDS encoding class I SAM-dependent methyltransferase family protein: MKKSCIKVLKREGEPLRRALLEMDLLDNSARIISEGEHLYLPLTEEPQESQLMNLAGEFELTEHEFEEQKGQLRFEDLLDDIPHFELVGDIALIEDDVSEPEKVADAIMKVKKNVKTVLAAMSPVEGEFRTRRFKVVAGEDRTSTTHKEYGCKYYIDLERAYFTPRLATERSRILAQISADQTVADMFAGVGPYSIMIAKKSQDIRVIAIDKNPDAVEFLRRNVELNSTSNVEAIEGDANLEAQKFAGLADHVIMNLPHNANEFLDAAVKLCAPNATIHYYDITPEDDLFDSSLKLIEEAAKKAGRTSELVDSRVVRSYAPHQLNVCIEVRVI